A genomic stretch from Vicia villosa cultivar HV-30 ecotype Madison, WI unplaced genomic scaffold, Vvil1.0 ctg.000494F_1_1, whole genome shotgun sequence includes:
- the LOC131629004 gene encoding uncharacterized protein LOC131629004, with amino-acid sequence MKHQVRDLGISSSFNSSSMKQKSDDSMKTSSFTVENLPWKPSCHCGDTATLRRSSTSKSYGKYFWGCSHFKGTRQPGCGFFEWFYEDVQDDKGQIIMSRLEKLSKKLDDATMEIEKVQLL; translated from the exons ATGAAACATCAAGTTAGGGATTTAGGGATTTCATCAAGCTTCAATTCGTCCTCCATGAAACAGAAAAGCGATGATAGTATGAAAACCAGTTCTTTTACGGTGGAGAATCTTCCATGGAAACCAAGTTGTCATTGTGGAGATACGGCTACTCTTCGCAGGTCATCAACGTCGAAGAGCTATGGAAAATATTTTTGGGGTTGTTCTCATTTTAAG GGAACAAGGCAACCTGGGTGTGGGTTTTTTGAATGGTTTTATGAGGATGTTCAAGATGACAAAGGTCAAATTATAATGTCCAGATTGGAAAAGTTATCAAAAAAATTGGATGATGCAACAATGGAGATTGAAAAA GTGCAGCTTTTGTGA
- the LOC131629019 gene encoding protein HYPER-SENSITIVITY-RELATED 4-like, translating into MTSFFSSSSETNLSTARTIISTAATFAAAAAASAMILRSVTDEFLPMELRHYIYTKIKNAYYRLSPDLTMVIEEFEGLDNNQIYSAAEIYLGTIASPSTRKLRVSKFDHQQTYSLTMERDQSVTDYFKGVKLNWTLFFRHVENLHRNRDISAASKTEIRSLELTFHRKHQNLVLDQYIPFILEEARSKKQELKALRIFTVDHQNLYGNLNDAWVGTTLDHPSTFDTLALDRDLREFVTGDLEKFVRRKEYYKKVGKAWKRGYLLYGPPGTGKSSLIAAMANYLHFDIYDLELTELNSNDELRRLLIAMPNRSILVIEDIDCTVEFQDRNSQSLTGSGRSRDRQVTLSGLLNFIDGLWSSCGDERIIVFTTNHKEKLDSALLRPGRMDVHIHMSYCTPYGFRQLAFNYLGIKENPRFREIEAKIEKTLVTPAEIAEQLLKGAEIGTVLEDLLGFLTKKKESQEVEAKKRKQEELKDDSDGSKGNGVIGTTLKL; encoded by the exons ATGACGTCATTTTTTTCTTCCTCATCGGAGACCAACCTATCAACCGCAAGAACCATCATCTCAACTGCCGCCACCTTTGCCGCCGCCGCAGCCGCCTCCGCAATGATACTCCGTTCAGTCACCGACGAGTTTTTACCAATGGAACTCCGTCATTACATatacacaaaaataaaaaacgcTTACTATCGTCTCTCCCCCGATCTCACAATGGTAATCGAAGAATTCGAAGGCCTCGACAACAACCAAATCTACTCCGCCGCCGAAATCTATCTCGGCACCATCGCTTCACCGTCAACAAGAAAGCTCCGCGTAAGCAAATTCGATCACCAACAAACCTACAGTCTCACAATGGAACGCGATCAatcggtaaccgattacttcaaaGGCGTTAAACTCAACTGGACTCTTTTCTTCCGCCACGTCGAGAATCTTCACCGCAACCGCGATATATCCGCCGCTTCGAAAACGGAAATCCGTTCGCTGGAATTAACATTCCACAGAAAGCACCAAAACCTGGTTCTTGATCAATACATTCCGTTCATTCTTGAAGAAGcaagatcaaagaaacaagaactgaaagcgCTGAGAATCTTCACCGTTGATCACCAGAATCTGTACGGGAATTTGAACGATGCTTGGGTGGGGACCACGTTAGATCATCCGTCGACTTTTGACACGCTAGCACTTGACCGTGATTTGCGGGAGTTTGTTACGGGGGATTTGGAAAAGTTTGTTAGGAGAAAGGAATACTATAAGAAAGTTGGAAAAGCTTGGAAGAGAGGCTACTTGTTGTACGGTCCCCCTGGAACTGGGAAGAGTAGTTTGATTGCTGCTATGGCGAATTACTTGCATTTCGATATTTACGATTTGGAACTTACTGAATTGAATAGTAATGATGAGCTTAGGAGGTTGTTGATCGCTATGCCGAATAGGTCTATCCTTGTTATCGAAGATATTGATTGTACCGTCGAGTTTCAGGATCGTAATTCGCAATCTTTAACTGGCTCTGGAAGAAGTAGGGATCGACAG GTTACACTATCAGGGCTGCTGAATTTTATTGATGGGCTATGGTCAAGTTGTGGAGATGAGAGGATTATAGTGTTCACAACAAACCATAAGGAAAAGCTTGATTCGGCATTGTTGCGTCCGGGTCGAATGGATGTTCATATACACATGTCCTATTGTACTCCCTATGGTTTTAGACAGTTGGCTTTCAATTACCTTGGTATTAAAGAAAATCCTCGGTTCCGTGAGATTGAAGCGAAAATTGAGAAAACGCTTGTGACTCCAGCTGAAATAGCAGAGCAGCTTCTTAAGGGCGCCGAAATTGGAACTGTTCTTGAAGATCTGTTGGGTTTTCTTACAAAGAAGAAAGAAAGTCAGGAAGTTGAGGctaaaaagagaaaacaagaggaGCTGAAAGATGACAGTGATGGTAGTAAAGGAAATGGTGTCATTGGTACCACATTGAAATTGTAA